One window from the genome of Trabulsiella odontotermitis encodes:
- the cysM gene encoding cysteine synthase CysM — MNTLEHTIGNTPLVRLQRMGPDNGSEIWVKLEGNNPAGSVKDRAALSMIVEAEKRGEIKPGDVLIEATSGNTGIALAMIAALKGYRMKLLMPDNMSQERRAAMRAYGAELILVSKAQGMEGARDLAQAMADRGEGKLLDQFNNPDNPYAHYTTTGPEIWQQTGGRISHFVSSMGTTGTITGVSRFLREQAKPVTIVGLQPEEGSSIPGIRRWPQAYMPGIFNAALVDQVLDIHQREAENTMRELAVREGIFCGVSSGGAVAGALRVATAHPGAVVVAIICDRGDRYLSTGVFGEESYSQGAGI, encoded by the coding sequence TTGAATACATTAGAACACACCATCGGCAATACCCCTCTGGTCAGACTGCAGCGGATGGGGCCGGACAACGGCAGCGAAATTTGGGTCAAACTGGAAGGTAACAACCCGGCAGGGTCGGTAAAAGACCGCGCCGCGTTGTCAATGATCGTTGAGGCGGAAAAGCGTGGCGAGATTAAGCCCGGCGATGTGCTGATCGAAGCGACCAGTGGCAATACCGGCATTGCGCTGGCGATGATTGCCGCCCTGAAAGGCTATCGCATGAAATTGCTGATGCCGGACAACATGAGCCAGGAGCGTCGTGCCGCGATGCGCGCCTATGGCGCCGAGCTGATTCTGGTGTCAAAGGCGCAGGGCATGGAAGGTGCCCGTGATCTGGCGCAGGCGATGGCCGATCGCGGCGAAGGTAAGTTGCTGGATCAGTTCAACAATCCTGATAATCCTTACGCGCATTACACCACTACCGGGCCGGAAATCTGGCAACAAACCGGTGGCCGTATCAGCCATTTTGTTTCCAGCATGGGCACGACCGGCACCATCACCGGTGTTTCACGTTTTCTACGCGAGCAGGCAAAACCCGTCACCATTGTCGGCCTGCAACCGGAAGAGGGGAGCAGCATTCCGGGGATCCGCCGCTGGCCACAAGCCTATATGCCGGGCATCTTCAATGCCGCACTTGTGGACCAGGTACTGGATATTCACCAACGGGAAGCGGAAAATACCATGCGCGAGCTGGCGGTACGCGAAGGGATCTTCTGCGGCGTCAGTTCAGGCGGCGCGGTCGCCGGGGCGCTGAGAGTAGCGACAGCACATCCCGGTGCGGTGGTGGTA